GCTCTTCGCCTTCGAGACGGCGGCGGCCCGCGGCGCGACCGTCCGGGCCGTACGGGCCTGGACCCTGCCGCCGGTCTTCGCCTACAGCCCCGGCTCGCTCAAGCTCCTCGACGACGTGGGCGGCCTCGAACCGTACGAGAAGCAGGCCCTGTCCGACGCGCTCGAGCCATGGCGGGAGCGGTTCCCGGACGTGCCCGTGGCCGAGCACGTCGAGATGGGCAGCGCGGGCCAGGTGCTGCTGTCGGTGGCCGGCCGGGCCCAGCTGATGGTCGTCGGGCGCCGGTCGCACCGTACGGCCGTGGGCGGCCGGATCGGCTCGGTCACGCACGGGGTGCTGCACCACGCCGACTGCCCGGTGGCCGTGGTCCCGCACGAGTGAGCTACTCGGGGTCGGCCCGCTCCAGGGCGCCCCGCGCTGTGGGCAGCACGTTCTCGATGTAGTCCTGCACGGCGGTACCGAGGCCGATGTCGTGCTGCGCGCGCTCGGACAGGTACCAGCGGTGTTCGAGGAGCTGGTGGTAGATCTCGGCCGGATCCACCGAGCCGCGCAGCTGAAGCGGCACGGCCCGCACGGTGGGCCGGAACACGTCCCGCACCCAGCGGTGGGCCAGCACCTCGGGGCGGGCGGCGAGGGGGTCGCCCGGGGCGTAGTCGTCCTGGGTGGCCATCCAGCTCTCCAGGTCGCCGAGCAGCCGTCGCGCCTGGTTCTCCTCGGTGTCCAGGCCGGTCAGCCGCAGCAGCTGGCGCTGGTGGTGGCCGGCGTCGACGACCTTCGGCACGAATGTGACGGTGTCGCCGCCCGCGGAGTGCTCGATCTGCATCTCGGCCACGTCGAAGCCGAGTTCGTTCAGGCGGCGGATCCGGCGCTCGATGTAGTGGTACTTGCCCGCCGGGTACACCGAGGTGCGGGTCAGCTCCTGCCACAGGCCCTGGTACCGGGTGCAGATCTCGTGCCCGAACCGCACCGGGTCGACGGACGGGTGCAGCGCTCCGGACGCCTCCAGGTCCAGCAGCTCCCCGCTGATGTTCACCCGGGCCAGATCGAGGTCGTACTCCCGCTGCCCGGGGCTCAGCCGCGGGTGCAGCTCGCCGGTCTCGGCGTCGACCAGATACGCGGCGTAGGCGCCCGCGTCCCGCCGGAAGAGGGTGTTGGACAGCGAGCAGTCGCCCCAGGCGAACCCGGCCAGGTGCAGCCGGACCAGCAGCACGGCGAGGGCGTCCATCAGCCGGTGCATGGTCGCCGGGCGCATGGTCGTCTCGAACATCGAGCGGTACGGCATCGAGCCGCGCAGATGCCGGGTGATCAGGACCGGCTCGAGCGGGGCGCCCGAGCGGTCGGTGCGGCCGGTGACCACGGCGAGGGGGTCGACGGCGGGGATGCCGAGCCGGTCGAGGTCGCGCAGCAGCCCGTACTCGCGCAGCGCGGGCCGCTCGGCCAGTTCCTTGACGGCGATCACCTCGTCACCGGCGTGCGCGTACCGCACCACATGCCGGGAGATGCCCCTCGGCAGCGGCACGAGGTACTCCTCGGGCCACTCCGCCAGGGGCAGGTCCCAGGGCAGGGCGAGCAGGAGCGCGGGGTGCTCCGGGTTCGTGGCGCTGATCTGCAAGGCCATGACACGAACCCTAAGGCCCCCTGCGGGGGTTCTAGGAGGACCGCTCCCGGGCCTGCTCGGCCGCCGCGCGCACCGGACCCTTGTGGATGGGCCCGTGCCCGGGCAGCAGGGTGTCGCCGTCCAGCGCGGCGATCAGCTCCAGGGACGCCACGACCCGGGAGCGCTCGTGGTGGAAGAAGTCGAGCAGTATCTGCGGGCCCTTGACCCGCGAGGTCGCGTGCCCGCTGACCAGCGCGTCGCCGGAGATCACGATGCCCGCCTCGGGGAGGTGGTAGACGCAGTGGCCGTCCGTGTGGCCCGGGGTGTGCACCGGCACGGGGCGGCCGGGCAGGTCCAGCGGGCCCTCGGCCGGGAACGGCTCGGGGGCGGTGACGGGGTTGTGGTCGGTGCCGCCGACCCGGATCACGTGCATCGCCCACGGCACGACGCCGGGCCGCCAGGCGTTGCGCACCACGTCGCCGATGGTGGCCTGCTGCAGGAACTCCCGCCGCGCGTGCGGCACTTCGGCCGGGTGCAGATAGACGGGCGTGCCATGGGTGGCGCGCAGGTACTCGGCCGAGCCCAGATGGTCGTTGTGCGCGTGGGTGATCAGTACGGCGGTGACCGCCTCCGGTGAACTGCCCACCGCCGCCAGGGACTCCAGAACCCCTTCCCGGTCACCCGGGTAGCCGGTGTCCACGAGGGTGACGGCGTCGCCGTCCTTGAGGATCACCCAGTTGACGTGGTTGCCGTGCACCAGATAGGTGCCGTCGGCGACTTGGCGTACCTCTGCCCGCATGATCTCTCCGAGCCCTGTGCGGCTGATCGTCGGGGGACAGCCAACCAGAAGCGCCGGTGACGCGCACCAGTGGGTCGCGTCAGCGCACGCCCTGCGGCCGGAACTGGATGCTGATGCGCGGCCCGGCGGCTCGGGTGGTCTTCGGTACGCAGTGCTCCCAGGTCCGCTGGCAGGAGCCGCCCATCACGATCAGGTCGCCGTGCCCGAGCGGCCGCCGCAGCGCCGTACCGCCTCCGCCGGCCGGGCGCAGCAGCAGGTCCCGCGGTGTGCCGACGGAGAGGATCGCGACCATCGTGTCCTCCCGTGCGCCCCGCCCGATCCGGTCCCCGTGCCAGGCCACGCTGTCCCGGCCGTCCCGGTAGAAGCACAGCCCGGCGGTCGTGAACGGCTCGCCCAGCTCCCCGGCGTAGTGCCGGGACAGGGCATCGCGTGCCTCGTCCAGCACCGGATGGGGGAGCGGGTCGTGCGCCGAGTAGAAGGCCAGCAGGCGCGGTACGGCCACCACGTGGTCGTACATCGTGCGGCGCTCCGCGCGCCACGGCACGTCCGCCGCCAGCTTTTCGAACAGCGCGTCGGCCCCGCTCAGCCAGCCCGGCAGCACGTCGATCCAGGCGCCGGCGCCCAGCTCGGTCCGGCGCAGGCCGTCCAGCGGGCCGAGCCGCAGCTCGTCGGTCTGGTCGAACAGGGAGCCCTGGAGGTGCGTGGACATGGAGCCAGCGTACTCCTTAATCGAAAATCTGTTCCCCCGATCTGGGAGTGCAGGTCTTTCGATACGCTTGTGTATCCGATACATTCGCGTATCGAACGGGAGGCGAGACATGGCAGTGGACGGCACGGCCAAGCGCGTCACCCGGCGCCGGGCGCAGACCCGCGCCCGGCTGCTCGACGCCGCGTTCACGGTGTTCGCCGCCAAGGGCTTCGGGCGCGTCTCCATCGAGGAGGTCTGCGAGGCCGCCGGGTTCAGCCGAGGCGCCTTCTACTCCAACTTCGCCACCCTGGACGAACTGTTCTTCGCCCTCTACCGGGAGCGCGCCGACCTCATCGCCCGGCAGGTCGCCGACGCGCTCGCCCTCGACGGCCCCGACCTGGACGTGCCTGCCTCCGTGGACCGGGTCACCGAAGTGCTGCTCCTCGATGTGGACTGGCTCCTGGTGAAGACGGACTTCCTGGTGCACGCCGCCCGGGACCCGGCCGTCGCCCATGCCCTCCTCGACCACCGCGCCCGGCTCCGGCAGGCCATCGCCGACCGGCTCTGTCAGGCCGGCGGTCGCACCCCGCTCCCCGCCGTACTCGGCGACGTCGACGGCGCCGCCCACGCCGTGGTCGCCGCCTACGACGGAGTCACCACCCAACTGCTGCTCGACAGGGACGTGGACCGTGCCCGTGCCTGGCTCAAACAACTGCTCACCGCGCTGCTGACCGACGGCAGCACCCCCATCGCATGAGAAAGGCAACGGTCGCCATGGACGCGGACGCCATCGTCGTCGGAGCGGGCCTCGCCGGCCTGGTCGCGGCGCATGAACTCACCAGCCGGGGCCGCCGGGTGGCCCTCGTCGACCAGGAGAACGCGGGGAACCTCGGCGGACAGGCGTTCTGGTCCTTCGGCGGGCTTTTCCTCGTCGGCTCCCCGGAGCAGCGCCGCCTCGGCATCAAGGACTCCTTCGACCTCGCCTGGAGCGACTGGCGGGGCAGCGCGCGCTTCGACCGGCTCGACGACGAGGACTCCTGGGCGGTGCGCTGGGCCCGCGCCTATGTCGAGTTCGCGGCCGGCGAGAAGCGCTCCTGGCTCAAGGGACACGGCATCGAGCTGCTGCCGACCGTCGGCTGGGCCGAGCGCGGCGACCTCAGGGCGAACGGCCACGGCAACTCCGTGCCCCGCTTCCACATCGCCTGGGGCACCGGCACCGGCGTGGTCGAACCCTTCGTCCGCCACGCCCGCCAGGCCGCCCGGGACGGCCTGCTGACCTTCTACCACCGCCACCAGGTCGACGAGCTGGTCATCGAGGACGGCACGGCACACGGGGTGCGCGGCACCGTCCTGGCCGAGGACAGCTCGCCGCGCGGTGTCGCCTCCAACCGCGAACGCGTCGGCGACTTCGAACTCACCGCCCAGGCGGTCGTCGTCACCACCGGCGGCATCGGCGCCGACCACGACATCGTCCGCCGCTACTGGCCCGCCCGGCTCGGCACCCCGCCCGCCGAGATGGTCACCGGCGTCCCGGCCTACGTCGACGGCCGGATGCTCGACATCAGCGCCGAGGCCGGCGTCCGGCTGGTCAACCGGGACCGCATGTGGCACTACACCGAGGGCCTGCAGAACTGGGACCCGATCTGGCCCGGCCACGGCATCCGCATCCTGCCCGGCCCGTCCTCCGTCTGGCTGGACGCCCTCGGCCGCCGCCTGCCCGACCCCTGCCTGCCGGGATACGACACCCTCAGCACCCTCGAGTACCTGCGCACCACCGAGGACATCGCGGGCTACGACCACTCCTGGTTCATCCTCACCCGGAAGATCATCGAGAAGGAGTTCGCGCTCTCCGGCTCCGAGCAGAACCCCGACATCACCGCCAAGGACCGCAGGGCCGTGCTGCGCGACCGGCTGCTCGGCAAGGGCGCGCCCGCACCGGTGCAGGCGTTCCTCGACAAGGGCGCGGACTTCGTGACCGCGGGCAACCTGGAGCAGCTGGTCGGCAAGATGAACGCGCTGACCGGCAAGCCGCTGCTGGACGCGGCCGAGGTGCGCCGCCAGATCGAGGCCCGCGACCTGCAGATCGCCAACCCCTACAGCAAGGACTCCCAGGTCCAGGGCATCCACAACGCCCGCCGCTACATCGGCGACCGCCTCGGCCGGGTCGCCTCCCCGCACCGCCTCCTCGACCCGGCCGCGGGCCCCCTCATCGGCGTCCGGCTGCACGTGCTGACCCGCAAGACCCTCGGCGGCATCCAGACCGACCTCGACTCCCGCGCCCTGGCCGCGGACGGCACCCCGATCGAGGGGCTGTACGCGGCCGGCGAGGTGGCCGGCTTCGGCGGCGGCGGTGTGCACGGCTACAACGCGCTGGAGGGCACCTTCCTCGGCGGCTGCCTGTTCTCCGGGCGGGCCGCGGGCCGGCACGCGGCCAGGCACACGGGCTGACACTCAGCCCTTCAGCAGGTCCGCGAGCACCCGCGCGTGACTCTCCTCGGGCGTCTTCGACGCCGTGAGCAGGGTCACAGGGCCCTTGCGAGCCGTCTCCCTGAGGCCGTCGAGCAGCCCGGCGGCCTCAGTGGCGTCGAGTTCCGCCTCGTAACGGCGCCGGAACTCCTCGTACGTGCCGCCGCCGTGATACCACTTGCGCAGCTCGGTGGAGGGTGTGAGCCCCTTGGGCCACTGGTCGACATGTGCCTCGTCCCTGGCGAGGCCGCGCGGCCACAGCCGGTCGACCAGCACACGCAGGCCGTCGTCGGGCTCGGGCGGTTCGTAGATCCGGCGCACACGCACGCTCACGGTCGTCACTCCCTCCCGGGACGGCGGACGGTTCTGGGAGAGTACGTCGGTGTGTCCCCTGCCTCCGGGGGAGACGCGGCGAGACTTGACCTGATTGAGAGTGAGTCCGGGACACCTGCGCGCCTAATCTGTCGGCCAGACGATCACCAGCCACCTCCCGAGGAGCGCCCGTGACGCGACCCCGCAGACAGCCCGTCCGGCGCCGTACCGCCGTCCTGCGTCGCGAGACGGTCCTCGCCACCGTCCCGCTGGCCGTGGCGGCACTCATCGGGGCCGCCGGACCCACGGCGGCGGACACGACCGGCGCACCCGGCGCGGGCGACCGCTACTTCCCGCTCAGCGGCAACGGCGGCTACCACGTCCGGCACTACGACCTGACGCTCGGCTACGACACCTCCTCCCGGCACCTCGACGGCACGGCCGTGCTCACCGCCGCCGCCACCCAGAACCTCAGCCGCTTCGACCTCGACCTCAAGGGCCTGAAGGTCACCGGAGTCAGTGTCGACGGCGCTCCCGCGGCCTTCCGGCGCGTCGGCCAGGAACTCGTCGTCACCTCGCACCACACCCTGCGCAAGGGCCGGGACTTCCGGGTCACCGTCGCCTACAACGGCACCCCCAAGCCGGTCACCGACCCCGACGGCAGCACGGACGGCTGGATCCCCACCGACGACGGCGCCTTCGTCGCGGGCGAGCCGCAGGGCGCGATGACCTGGTTCCCGGCGAACAACCACCCCAAGGACAAGGCGTCGTACGACATCACCCTCACCGTCCCCGAGGGGCGCACGGCCGTCGCCAACGGCGTTCTGCTCGGGCAGCGCACCGCGCACGGTCGTACGACCTTCCGCTGGCGCGAGACCCAGCCGATGGCCTCCTACCTCGCCACCGCGACCGTCGGAAAGTTCAAGGTCGAGCAGTACACCACCCACGACGGCCTGAAGGTGTACAACGCCGTCGACCCGCGCGAGGCGGGCGCGGCCGCTCCCGTGCTGAAACAGCTGCCGTCCGTCCTCGCGTGGGAGAGCAAGCTGTTCGGGCCGTACCCGTTCCGCTCCGCCGGGTCGATCGTCGACCACGCCCCCGACGCCGGCTACGCCCTGGAGACCCAGACCCGGCCGCTCTACGACTCCGCGCCCGACCTGAGCACCCTCGTCCACGAGAACGCCCACCAGTGGTTCGGCGACTCCGTCTCGCTGACCTCCTGGAAGGACATCTGGCTCAACGAGGGCTTCGCCAGCTACGCCGAGTGGCTCTACGCCGAACAGCACGGCGGCGACAGCGCCCAGACGACCTTCGCCGCCTACTACGCCCGCCCGGCGAGCGACCACCTGTGGGCCTTCCCGCCCGGCGACCCGGGCAGCGGCCAGAACATCTTCGACACACCCGTCTACGTCCGCGGCGCCATGACCCTGCACGAGCTGCGCAAGGCCGTCGGCGACCGGGACTTCTTCCGGATCCTGCGCGCCTGGGCGGCCGACCACCGCGGCGACCACGGTACGACGGCACAGTTCGTGCGGCTCGCCGAGCGGATGTCGGGGAAGCGGCTGGACGGTCTGTTCCACACCTGGCTGTACGCGAAGGGCAAGCCGGACAGGGCCTGAACCCTGACCGGTTCCAAACAAGTGTCGGCCAGGGTCGACGCCATGCTCCCTCGCACCTCACCCCTGGACCGGACCCGGCCGCTCGGCCCGCGGCGCGGCGGTGCCGCCTAGGATCCGAACTCGTGTGCGCACATGTACTGGTCGCCGAGGACGACGAGAAGCAGGCCGAACTGATCCGCCGTTCCCTGCTGGCCGAGGGACACACCGCCACGGTGGTGCACGACGGCGCCGCCGCGCTGGACGCCGCCCGCCGGCTCAGGCCCGACCTCGTCGTCCTCGACCTGATGCTTCCGGTCGTCGACGGCTTCGGCGTGTGCCGGGCGCTGCGCGGTGGCGCGGACCCGGACATCCCGGTGGTGATGCTCACCGCCCGCTCCGCCGAGGACGACCTGCTGCTCGGCCTCGAACTGGGCGCCGACGACTACATGACCAAGCCGTACAGCCCGCGCGAGCTGATGGCCCGCATCCGCACGGTGCTCCGGCGCGGCGGGCGCGGCGCCGGCCTCCGGGACGGCGACCCCGTGGTACGGGCCGCCGGGATCAGCGTCGACCCCGGACGGCACGAGGTCCGCTGCGAGGGCGTGACCGTGGACTGCACACCCGCCGAGTTCCAGATCCTGCTGGCCATGGCCGCCGAGCCGGAACGGGTCTTCACCCGGCGGCAGTTGCTGCAGTGCACCCGCGGCTTCGACCGTGCCTCCACCGAGCGGGCCGTCGACGTCCACATCATGAACCTCCGCCGCAAGATCGAACCCGACCCACGCCACCCGGTCCGGCTGCTGACCGTCTTCGGCGTCGGCTACAAGCTGAGCGGAACACGGCCGTGAGGCGGGGGCCGCGAGTCCGGCCGGGTACGCGCGTGCAGCGTGGGCCGGGCGGCGTCGGTCGGGAGGCGCGGGGCCGGATTCCGTTGCGCAAACGGCTGCTCGTCCGGCTGCTGTTCGTCTCCGCCCTGATCGCCGTCTGCTCGGTGGCCGCCACCGCCTGGCTCGCGGTCACGACGACGACCAGCGCCCTGAAGGAGGAACAGGGTCAGGATCTGGCCGCCGACAACAGCATCCTGGCCCGGCTCAGCGGCTATGCCGCCACCCACTCCGACTGGACGGACGTCCGGCGCACCGTCCGCCGGCTGGCCGCCGAGACCGGACGCCGCATCGCGCTCACCACCCCCGACCGCACCCTCGTCGCCGACTCCGCGCCCCGCGGCACCCCGCTGCCGCCCCGGCCCGCCGCCACCGTCGACCCGCTGCGCACCGACACCTACAGCGAGACCGGAGCCCAGCTCAGCGGCATCGACCCGCGCGTGGTCGGTCCCTACCTGCTGCCGGCGCAGGAGCGCGCGAACCTGGACACGCTGGCCGCCAGGCGCAAGCGGTGCTACGAGCGCTACGGCCTCCAGGCGAGTGTCGTCCGCACGGCGGGCGGGCGGCCCGTGGTCTCCGTCCCGGACGGCACCGACCCCGGCGGCTACGGCGCGGCGGTGTGCGAGGACGGACAGCTCAACACGCCCACCCCGACGGAAGGCAAGGCCCTGGCCGACCTCACCGACCTCGCCAGGCCCTGCCTGAAACAGTCCGGCCTGGACCTGGGCGGGCAGCTGTTCCTCACCCTGGACCCCAGCGGCAAGGACCCCTTCGGCGGCGGCTACCTCGTCGCCAAGTACGCCGCAGCGGGCAAGAACGCGACGGCGCGGGCCGCCCAGCACTGCATCCTGACCGCCCGGCGCACCCAACTGCAGCCCTACGTCGCCCCGGTGGCCGACCTGTTCCTCGGCATCGGCGACCAGAACCCCTCCCGCTTCGACATGTCCCCGGCCAACAAGGCCAAGGTGATTGGCGCGGCCGGACTGGTCCTCGCGGTCACCGTCGCCGTGACCGCCGTCGTAGCCATCCGCCTGGTACGGCCGCTGCGCGCGCTGACCGAGGCCGCGGGGGCGCCGCCCGAACTGCACGTACGGGTCCCGGTGACCACCCGCGACGAGACCGGCATCCTCGCCGAGGCCTTCAACGACCTGACCGAGCGCCGCGAACGCCTGGAGGCCCAGCGCAAGGCGATGGTCAGCGACATCGCGCACGAGCTGCGCAGCCCGCTCACCAACATCCGCGGCTGGCTGGAGGTCGTCCGCGACGGAGTCGTCCAGCCCGACCCGCCGCTGCTGGACTCGCTGCACGAGGAGGCGCTCGTGCTGCAGCGGATCATCGACGACCTGCAGGACCTCGCCGCCGCCGACGCCGGCACCCTGCGCCTGCACCGCGAGCCGCTGCGCGCCGCCGATCTGCTGGACCAGGTCGCCGCCGCCCACCGGGTCGCCGCCGGCGCCGCCGGGGTCGCCTTGCGCACCGACGCCGACGCCGCGGCCTGGCTGGACGCCGACCCGGTACGCATGCGGCAGGCCCTCGGCAACCTGGTCTCCAACGCGCTGCGGCACACCCCGGCCGACGGCACGATCACGCTCGCCGCACGCCGGGAGGGCCCCGATGTCGTCCTCACTGTCACCGACACCGGCGCGGGCATCGCGCCCGAGGACCTTCCGCACGTCTTCGACCGGTTCTGGCGCGCGGAGAAGTCCCGCAGCAGGCGCACCGGCGGCAGCGGCCTGGGCCTGCCGATCGTGCGCCATCTCGTCGCCGCCCACGGAGGCATGGCCGACGCCGCGAGCGAGCCCGGCGAGGGCGCGGTCTTCATCCTGCGGCTGCCCGCGGCCGGCCCACCCACGGACGGCACCTGACCGCCTCCGGTATCCCGCGCGCAGCGACGCGCTCACCGGCGTACTCATGCCCGGCCGGTCGGCCGATCCGTTCGGCGTCGGGGACCGAGCCGCCGTGCCGGCTCGCGGACGAGGCGATCGACGCGGGCGGGGCCGAAGTGGCCCGGCAGGAGCGGGAGTGGGGGACCATGTGCCGCGGCGGTCGCCGAGGCCCGGGGCCGTGGGGGTCAGGGCCGGACGGAGCGCTGCCCGGAGCGGGCGCGGCGGTGCAGGGTACGGCGCTCCAGCTCGGTCGTCCCGCCCCAGATGCCGATGCCCTGGCCCGTCTCCAGCGCCCAGTCGAGGCACGGTTCCCGGA
Above is a genomic segment from Streptomyces fodineus containing:
- a CDS encoding DUF4032 domain-containing protein; amino-acid sequence: MALQISATNPEHPALLLALPWDLPLAEWPEEYLVPLPRGISRHVVRYAHAGDEVIAVKELAERPALREYGLLRDLDRLGIPAVDPLAVVTGRTDRSGAPLEPVLITRHLRGSMPYRSMFETTMRPATMHRLMDALAVLLVRLHLAGFAWGDCSLSNTLFRRDAGAYAAYLVDAETGELHPRLSPGQREYDLDLARVNISGELLDLEASGALHPSVDPVRFGHEICTRYQGLWQELTRTSVYPAGKYHYIERRIRRLNELGFDVAEMQIEHSAGGDTVTFVPKVVDAGHHQRQLLRLTGLDTEENQARRLLGDLESWMATQDDYAPGDPLAARPEVLAHRWVRDVFRPTVRAVPLQLRGSVDPAEIYHQLLEHRWYLSERAQHDIGLGTAVQDYIENVLPTARGALERADPE
- a CDS encoding MBL fold metallo-hydrolase → MRAEVRQVADGTYLVHGNHVNWVILKDGDAVTLVDTGYPGDREGVLESLAAVGSSPEAVTAVLITHAHNDHLGSAEYLRATHGTPVYLHPAEVPHARREFLQQATIGDVVRNAWRPGVVPWAMHVIRVGGTDHNPVTAPEPFPAEGPLDLPGRPVPVHTPGHTDGHCVYHLPEAGIVISGDALVSGHATSRVKGPQILLDFFHHERSRVVASLELIAALDGDTLLPGHGPIHKGPVRAAAEQARERSS
- a CDS encoding alpha-ketoglutarate-dependent dioxygenase AlkB is translated as MSTHLQGSLFDQTDELRLGPLDGLRRTELGAGAWIDVLPGWLSGADALFEKLAADVPWRAERRTMYDHVVAVPRLLAFYSAHDPLPHPVLDEARDALSRHYAGELGEPFTTAGLCFYRDGRDSVAWHGDRIGRGAREDTMVAILSVGTPRDLLLRPAGGGGTALRRPLGHGDLIVMGGSCQRTWEHCVPKTTRAAGPRISIQFRPQGVR
- a CDS encoding TetR/AcrR family transcriptional regulator, whose translation is MAVDGTAKRVTRRRAQTRARLLDAAFTVFAAKGFGRVSIEEVCEAAGFSRGAFYSNFATLDELFFALYRERADLIARQVADALALDGPDLDVPASVDRVTEVLLLDVDWLLVKTDFLVHAARDPAVAHALLDHRARLRQAIADRLCQAGGRTPLPAVLGDVDGAAHAVVAAYDGVTTQLLLDRDVDRARAWLKQLLTALLTDGSTPIA
- a CDS encoding FAD-binding dehydrogenase, with protein sequence MDADAIVVGAGLAGLVAAHELTSRGRRVALVDQENAGNLGGQAFWSFGGLFLVGSPEQRRLGIKDSFDLAWSDWRGSARFDRLDDEDSWAVRWARAYVEFAAGEKRSWLKGHGIELLPTVGWAERGDLRANGHGNSVPRFHIAWGTGTGVVEPFVRHARQAARDGLLTFYHRHQVDELVIEDGTAHGVRGTVLAEDSSPRGVASNRERVGDFELTAQAVVVTTGGIGADHDIVRRYWPARLGTPPAEMVTGVPAYVDGRMLDISAEAGVRLVNRDRMWHYTEGLQNWDPIWPGHGIRILPGPSSVWLDALGRRLPDPCLPGYDTLSTLEYLRTTEDIAGYDHSWFILTRKIIEKEFALSGSEQNPDITAKDRRAVLRDRLLGKGAPAPVQAFLDKGADFVTAGNLEQLVGKMNALTGKPLLDAAEVRRQIEARDLQIANPYSKDSQVQGIHNARRYIGDRLGRVASPHRLLDPAAGPLIGVRLHVLTRKTLGGIQTDLDSRALAADGTPIEGLYAAGEVAGFGGGGVHGYNALEGTFLGGCLFSGRAAGRHAARHTG
- a CDS encoding DUF488 domain-containing protein; the protein is MSVRVRRIYEPPEPDDGLRVLVDRLWPRGLARDEAHVDQWPKGLTPSTELRKWYHGGGTYEEFRRRYEAELDATEAAGLLDGLRETARKGPVTLLTASKTPEESHARVLADLLKG
- a CDS encoding M1 family metallopeptidase is translated as MTRPRRQPVRRRTAVLRRETVLATVPLAVAALIGAAGPTAADTTGAPGAGDRYFPLSGNGGYHVRHYDLTLGYDTSSRHLDGTAVLTAAATQNLSRFDLDLKGLKVTGVSVDGAPAAFRRVGQELVVTSHHTLRKGRDFRVTVAYNGTPKPVTDPDGSTDGWIPTDDGAFVAGEPQGAMTWFPANNHPKDKASYDITLTVPEGRTAVANGVLLGQRTAHGRTTFRWRETQPMASYLATATVGKFKVEQYTTHDGLKVYNAVDPREAGAAAPVLKQLPSVLAWESKLFGPYPFRSAGSIVDHAPDAGYALETQTRPLYDSAPDLSTLVHENAHQWFGDSVSLTSWKDIWLNEGFASYAEWLYAEQHGGDSAQTTFAAYYARPASDHLWAFPPGDPGSGQNIFDTPVYVRGAMTLHELRKAVGDRDFFRILRAWAADHRGDHGTTAQFVRLAERMSGKRLDGLFHTWLYAKGKPDRA
- a CDS encoding response regulator transcription factor, which gives rise to MCAHVLVAEDDEKQAELIRRSLLAEGHTATVVHDGAAALDAARRLRPDLVVLDLMLPVVDGFGVCRALRGGADPDIPVVMLTARSAEDDLLLGLELGADDYMTKPYSPRELMARIRTVLRRGGRGAGLRDGDPVVRAAGISVDPGRHEVRCEGVTVDCTPAEFQILLAMAAEPERVFTRRQLLQCTRGFDRASTERAVDVHIMNLRRKIEPDPRHPVRLLTVFGVGYKLSGTRP
- a CDS encoding sensor histidine kinase; translation: MQRGPGGVGREARGRIPLRKRLLVRLLFVSALIAVCSVAATAWLAVTTTTSALKEEQGQDLAADNSILARLSGYAATHSDWTDVRRTVRRLAAETGRRIALTTPDRTLVADSAPRGTPLPPRPAATVDPLRTDTYSETGAQLSGIDPRVVGPYLLPAQERANLDTLAARRKRCYERYGLQASVVRTAGGRPVVSVPDGTDPGGYGAAVCEDGQLNTPTPTEGKALADLTDLARPCLKQSGLDLGGQLFLTLDPSGKDPFGGGYLVAKYAAAGKNATARAAQHCILTARRTQLQPYVAPVADLFLGIGDQNPSRFDMSPANKAKVIGAAGLVLAVTVAVTAVVAIRLVRPLRALTEAAGAPPELHVRVPVTTRDETGILAEAFNDLTERRERLEAQRKAMVSDIAHELRSPLTNIRGWLEVVRDGVVQPDPPLLDSLHEEALVLQRIIDDLQDLAAADAGTLRLHREPLRAADLLDQVAAAHRVAAGAAGVALRTDADAAAWLDADPVRMRQALGNLVSNALRHTPADGTITLAARREGPDVVLTVTDTGAGIAPEDLPHVFDRFWRAEKSRSRRTGGSGLGLPIVRHLVAAHGGMADAASEPGEGAVFILRLPAAGPPTDGT
- a CDS encoding WhiB family transcriptional regulator, coding for MENWRDHAACRHEDPDLFFPIGTTGPAQVQTQRAKTVCGHCPVREPCLDWALETGQGIGIWGGTTELERRTLHRRARSGQRSVRP